A genomic region of Anaerolineae bacterium contains the following coding sequences:
- a CDS encoding AAA family ATPase — MTASPTNSQRWVALLPRLARYLPANLFNRLRELPAELDQFDDRRAQRQIALKLVDATRSLDPLYRVLLDYTPHYLLELDPTPGQAYGELLEGTFVFADVTGFTALTELLSKQGHTRGREIMNQIMNRLFSSILEPLTASGGDLLIFAGDAVLAYFPRQEHANDVFQATRAALRMERAIVPFASFDTEYGPCSLTMSIGVERGLAYAGVVGSPHRMELLVSGPATAEATAAEGLGEPGQVIAGPKAQAVIRDRFTLTGPVVIDNLGEALGDYEISLPTRKVGGSAILGLTITEVLETLEASLQRVEQLAPFLAEDILARLVNAGRQRQLESEFRPVAVQFINVYGLEDLAVNQGPEIVTVAFQRYFVQAQEIVNRHEGVISQVDTYAKGFTLLNTYGAPRAHEGTKRYAVSAALQLARALEQVNREFNLDPPLQQRGGITHGLVFTGEIGATYRREAVTAGPAVNRAARLMSKAQFGQVILDADIWADTQAAFVGEQLPAIKLKGIEGPVVIVDVRKMRRGTRLLPLERPLVGRESEQKRLAEAVDALAAKSGGQAWMVSGETGVGKTSLMADLAAVAQGRGLKVLMGRCQPHGKYIPLFPWLDLVAGWLDLDENANPAEQRIRLAEALTRLDLPALEYALADLLGLPAVESSKKRQTGSSPRKEASLAATLSGRVQTRPAPGSSPATLEALLKSRLAPDDATAVRKPTERPTVWQQLAERVSGPRVIIKLLARLTEKQPLVVILEDAQWLDNESFILLNDLLRQIKQMACLLVLTGREPLAGANVSPLPLPPLAGDAVIQIAERALNGHIGDDALAQWICERAGGIPLYVEALGQALQESGAILCDRDTGEIRWSGQVPTLPLSLHEVLLARFEELPMAQQDVLKRAAVLGSSFTGEALLSLYQKGVNESEVLAALEETVKTAFVAGVGETGYRFTHPLMHETIYETLSYSQRQTWHTQAGDWLVNNKPETSLELIAYHYLRGSEVKKAAEYGCRAGDKARERGVYTGAIEYYDQVLKLSGVSPATQLRAAEGRADALALQGDYAAAVAAYSQAIELGSADALGKQAVLSGDLARLEQTEFEPPLRPWAAGARAWLLAQGGQTDAALQIAQTALPLAEKPAQEALESLVQTLSTGQALTEYKVWLRQFTNGVLGRALA, encoded by the coding sequence ATGACCGCATCTCCAACCAACTCCCAACGTTGGGTCGCGCTTTTACCCCGTTTAGCCCGTTACCTGCCCGCTAATTTGTTCAACCGTTTAAGAGAATTGCCGGCAGAGCTTGATCAATTTGACGATAGAAGAGCGCAGCGCCAGATTGCGCTTAAATTGGTTGATGCCACCCGCTCCCTGGACCCCCTCTATCGGGTGCTGCTAGACTACACCCCCCATTATCTGCTTGAACTTGACCCCACCCCCGGCCAGGCCTATGGCGAACTTTTAGAGGGCACGTTTGTTTTTGCCGACGTTACCGGCTTTACGGCCTTAACGGAGTTGTTGTCTAAACAGGGACATACCCGGGGCCGCGAAATCATGAATCAAATCATGAATCGTCTCTTTAGCAGCATCCTGGAGCCGCTTACCGCTTCCGGGGGCGACCTTTTGATTTTTGCCGGAGATGCGGTGCTGGCCTATTTTCCCCGGCAGGAGCATGCCAACGACGTTTTTCAAGCCACCCGGGCCGCTTTACGCATGGAGCGGGCCATTGTCCCCTTTGCCTCCTTCGACACCGAATATGGCCCTTGCAGCCTGACCATGAGTATTGGGGTTGAACGCGGCCTGGCCTACGCCGGGGTGGTTGGTTCCCCCCACCGGATGGAATTATTGGTCAGCGGCCCGGCTACGGCCGAAGCCACCGCTGCCGAGGGCCTGGGCGAACCGGGCCAGGTGATTGCCGGGCCAAAGGCGCAGGCCGTTATCCGGGATCGTTTTACCCTGACCGGGCCGGTAGTGATTGATAACCTGGGCGAGGCCCTGGGCGATTATGAAATTTCCTTGCCCACCCGCAAGGTGGGTGGATCGGCCATTTTGGGGTTGACCATCACCGAAGTGCTGGAAACGCTGGAAGCCAGTTTGCAGCGGGTTGAGCAGTTGGCCCCATTTTTGGCCGAAGACATCCTGGCCCGTTTGGTCAACGCCGGTCGCCAGCGCCAGCTTGAGTCGGAGTTCCGCCCGGTGGCGGTGCAGTTTATTAACGTGTATGGCCTGGAAGATTTGGCCGTAAATCAAGGGCCAGAAATAGTCACGGTCGCTTTTCAGCGTTATTTTGTCCAGGCCCAGGAAATTGTCAACCGGCACGAGGGCGTGATTAGCCAGGTTGACACTTATGCCAAAGGTTTTACCTTGCTCAATACCTATGGCGCGCCGCGGGCGCACGAAGGCACCAAACGTTATGCTGTTTCGGCGGCGTTGCAACTGGCCCGCGCCCTGGAACAGGTGAACCGTGAATTCAATCTGGACCCGCCGCTGCAACAGCGAGGCGGCATTACCCACGGCCTGGTTTTTACGGGCGAAATTGGGGCTACCTATCGCCGCGAGGCCGTGACCGCCGGGCCGGCCGTAAATCGAGCCGCCCGCCTGATGAGCAAAGCCCAATTTGGTCAGGTGATTCTGGACGCCGACATCTGGGCCGATACCCAGGCCGCTTTTGTGGGCGAACAACTGCCCGCAATCAAGCTGAAGGGCATAGAAGGGCCGGTGGTAATTGTTGATGTGCGTAAAATGCGGCGCGGCACGCGCTTGTTGCCCCTGGAACGCCCGCTGGTGGGCCGCGAGTCTGAGCAAAAGCGGCTGGCCGAAGCGGTGGACGCCCTGGCAGCAAAAAGCGGGGGCCAGGCCTGGATGGTCAGCGGCGAGACCGGCGTTGGCAAAACTTCGTTGATGGCCGACCTGGCGGCGGTGGCGCAGGGGCGCGGGTTGAAGGTGCTGATGGGCCGTTGCCAGCCACATGGCAAATATATCCCTCTCTTTCCCTGGCTTGATTTGGTGGCCGGTTGGCTTGATCTTGATGAAAACGCCAACCCCGCCGAGCAGCGTATTCGCCTGGCCGAAGCCTTGACCCGGTTGGATCTGCCGGCCTTGGAATATGCTTTGGCCGATTTGTTAGGCTTGCCTGCGGTTGAATCGTCAAAAAAGCGGCAGACTGGCTCTTCTCCCCGGAAAGAAGCTTCACTGGCGGCCACTTTAAGCGGCCGGGTTCAGACAAGACCGGCGCCAGGTTCTTCTCCCGCCACGTTGGAAGCTTTACTCAAAAGCAGGCTGGCGCCCGATGATGCTACCGCGGTGCGAAAGCCAACCGAACGCCCAACGGTGTGGCAGCAGCTGGCAGAGCGAGTGAGCGGCCCGCGGGTGATCATTAAACTTTTAGCCAGATTAACAGAAAAACAACCTTTGGTGGTTATTTTGGAAGATGCGCAATGGCTGGATAACGAATCATTTATTTTGCTCAACGATTTATTGCGGCAAATTAAACAAATGGCCTGTTTGTTGGTTTTGACCGGGCGCGAGCCGCTGGCCGGAGCCAATGTGTCGCCGTTGCCATTGCCCCCCCTGGCCGGCGACGCGGTTATTCAGATTGCCGAAAGAGCACTCAATGGACACATCGGCGACGATGCCCTGGCCCAATGGATTTGCGAGCGAGCCGGCGGCATTCCCCTGTATGTTGAAGCCTTGGGCCAGGCTTTACAGGAATCGGGCGCCATCCTCTGTGACCGGGACACCGGAGAGATACGGTGGTCGGGCCAGGTGCCCACCCTGCCGCTATCGCTGCACGAGGTATTGCTGGCCCGTTTTGAAGAGTTGCCAATGGCGCAGCAGGACGTGCTCAAACGGGCGGCCGTGCTTGGCTCGTCCTTTACCGGCGAAGCGTTGTTGAGTTTATATCAAAAAGGGGTGAACGAGTCGGAAGTGTTGGCTGCGTTGGAGGAAACCGTTAAAACTGCGTTTGTGGCCGGGGTGGGGGAAACCGGTTATCGTTTTACCCATCCCTTGATGCACGAAACCATCTATGAAACGCTTTCCTACTCGCAGCGACAAACCTGGCATACCCAGGCCGGTGATTGGTTGGTTAACAACAAGCCGGAAACGTCGCTGGAATTGATCGCTTATCATTATTTGCGCGGCTCAGAGGTAAAAAAGGCCGCGGAATATGGCTGCCGGGCCGGAGACAAAGCGCGAGAACGGGGAGTATACACCGGGGCCATTGAGTATTATGACCAGGTGTTGAAGTTATCCGGGGTATCCCCGGCTACGCAACTGCGGGCCGCCGAGGGCCGGGCGGATGCCCTGGCTCTACAGGGAGATTACGCGGCGGCGGTGGCTGCTTATAGCCAGGCTATTGAGTTGGGCAGCGCCGACGCTTTGGGTAAACAGGCCGTGTTATCCGGCGATCTGGCCCGCCTGGAACAAACCGAATTTGAGCCACCCCTGCGTCCCTGGGCGGCAGGGGCCAGGGCCTGGCTGCTGGCCCAGGGTGGTCAAACAGACGCCGCGCTGCAAATAGCCCAAACCGCCCTGCCGCTGGCCGAAAAGCCGGCGCAAGAAGCGTTGGAATCGTTGGTTCAAACATTGTCCACGGGCCAGGCCTTGACCGAATATAAAGTGTGGCTGCGCCAGTTTACTAACGGGGTTTTGGGCCGGGCGCTGGCCTGA
- a CDS encoding MinD/ParA family protein → MSKIVSIHSFRGGTGKSNTTANIAAQVALRGNRVAIVDTDIQSPGIHVLFGMEEDDVGLSLNDYLWGKCSIEAAVYDVGAKLKMPDGGTGLPQGTLYLIPSSIKPNEIAKVLREGYDVGMLSDGFQDAIENLNLDYFFIDTHPGLNEETLLSIAISDVLLLIMRPDRQDIQGTAVTVDVSRKLDIPNLFLVINKALPEYDFKALAKQVQDTYSTPVAGVLPLSTDVARLSSADLFSLREPDHEWSQTIVQIAEQVMAS, encoded by the coding sequence GTGTCAAAAATAGTATCTATTCACTCATTCCGTGGTGGTACAGGTAAATCCAATACAACGGCCAACATCGCGGCCCAGGTGGCTCTGCGCGGCAATCGCGTGGCGATTGTGGATACCGACATCCAGTCGCCGGGCATTCACGTTCTTTTTGGAATGGAAGAAGACGATGTGGGTTTGTCGCTCAACGATTACCTGTGGGGTAAATGTAGTATTGAGGCGGCTGTTTATGACGTGGGAGCCAAACTCAAAATGCCCGATGGCGGGACCGGTTTGCCCCAGGGCACTCTATATCTCATTCCCTCCTCCATCAAACCAAACGAGATCGCCAAGGTGCTGCGCGAAGGCTATGACGTGGGCATGTTGAGTGATGGTTTCCAGGACGCGATTGAAAATCTTAACCTGGATTATTTCTTTATTGACACCCACCCCGGCCTGAACGAAGAAACGTTGCTGTCAATTGCCATTTCCGACGTTCTGCTTTTGATCATGCGCCCCGACCGCCAGGATATTCAGGGGACGGCGGTGACGGTGGATGTATCCCGGAAACTGGATATTCCCAACCTTTTCCTGGTGATCAATAAGGCCCTGCCGGAGTATGATTTTAAGGCGCTGGCCAAACAGGTCCAGGATACCTACAGCACGCCGGTGGCGGGGGTGCTGCCCCTCTCTACCGATGTGGCGCGTCTGTCCAGTGCCGATCTTTTCTCTTTGCGTGAACCTGATCACGAGTGGAGTCAAACCATTGTGCAGATTGCCGAACAGGTAATGGCCAGTTAG
- a CDS encoding helix-turn-helix domain-containing protein → MGLFNRLQDELDSRERQEGISPSDLLDLPPALASVIKKIVRHNGMKLTQIAEELGQTPPEARKMLAELVEKGYVRTVEVKNELWYKAQFARKRGRLTSDFWSNLDNVVDEDKE, encoded by the coding sequence ATGGGCCTTTTTAATCGCTTACAGGATGAGCTTGATTCGCGCGAGCGACAGGAAGGCATTTCTCCTTCTGACCTGTTGGATTTGCCCCCGGCGCTGGCTTCGGTTATTAAAAAAATTGTCCGTCACAACGGCATGAAACTAACGCAGATAGCCGAGGAATTAGGCCAAACGCCCCCGGAAGCGCGAAAAATGCTGGCCGAGTTGGTAGAGAAGGGCTATGTGCGCACCGTTGAAGTTAAAAACGAATTGTGGTACAAAGCCCAATTTGCCCGCAAACGTGGCCGCCTGACGTCGGATTTTTGGTCTAATCTGGACAATGTTGTTGATGAGGATAAAGAGTAA
- a CDS encoding HEAT repeat domain-containing protein: MQIFQKSARFFDRLFNIRPGEWPLVSLLFLIATLSSVGFVWGTTITYAGFLSEKNGLETLPWIISLVAILSIVASAAYAPFVDRLADDKLHNLIFVIEVGGIILGLLMLRLNLPAVAYPFLYLLGFATIAVINPHQTTYFNNFFNTQTAKRTLPIINAGYRVGGIVAGLIMPALNRLFSNNPQGIIGAWLLTHLAMMAVVWLLPYILQGRQAGAKTPVGAGSLQQQPSYLDNVKEGFRYTTQSTFLLWMAISTLLLMALLALLEYRSTELLLREYDNAAEFAAFLAGLSAIANFFVVPILLFGLSRIIGFLGLGNASLIFPVGNLAVCAGLIVRPGWFTAAAAYVNRGDFQLAFQYPIEGLLYNAVSARVKGRVRAFINGLLSPAGSLLGGLLLLLFIIFMPTLAWLIIVLIGVLAVAYLGGTLIVRKFYSQALLKMLEQENYSFLLLQRGSEFSVADPTTLKLLQQRLAESDDPQFTIFMANLIGQIGGSEATKILVNAARTATDPETQAGIIDVIVAADIGGNEVRQLYTDLLADPNGRLKQAALLGLEGLFGLESPQFLNMALPMLADPDLEVQTQILSSLTRAENFYAFPAAGQTLAQLLANENPHRRARGVLIQGRVAYVQTSRSLSGVTKSVFNLTPHLSDPADEVRLQAMLAVEKVSENQLTEQLADIVIQQINPLVKDPVERIRQATLVVYSRLAKREAHPILVNALNDASSQVRLAAIEMMVQVGKSVIPVIHPLLDSPDPNLRKTAAVILTRIDKNEHGALILPHLTGNLLAIYRQHGYLAALAPFAHHTSIVVLQSTLREQNRHLLAEIFYLLSALHGGDAIKIITESLRSEDALMRANAIEALESLTTPQTARLISPLYDPDIEPAYMLDLSAETWEMDPPTATQVIELFTQTNDSWLRAIMVFALGEMAGAMMQPEAVDEAATPPTGPPAQRLTDLVGGVSTQDQTTAEKPKARRRRPPDILDLLGDKTEAESQSQRSRRKRMPDVFAALTGETAKTEAQPVETSGPPVSAPGGVGPKLPPLEIEKINHIIETALTDPEADVRMAARSAKRMMTGLDVAEVHLAAIMVNRLVKDAQREVVVNEEEFMLSTIEKVIFLKKVPFFQGMTIDQLRTLANVCEEELFEQGTPIFNEGETGGTLYVVVSGKVAIEKEGKRKGSFARLSTIDAHSYFGEMNLFDNSPYASSAIALQDTLTLRLRREPLIALARQYPDMSLELINVLSQRLREMNDQVVELTRAKPRELHKLFDKFDQ, encoded by the coding sequence ATGCAGATTTTTCAAAAAAGCGCGCGTTTTTTTGACCGATTATTTAACATTCGCCCCGGTGAATGGCCCCTGGTGTCGCTATTGTTTTTGATAGCTACCTTGAGCAGCGTGGGTTTTGTGTGGGGCACTACCATCACCTATGCCGGTTTTTTAAGCGAAAAAAACGGCCTGGAAACGCTGCCCTGGATTATCAGCCTGGTGGCCATTCTCTCCATTGTAGCCAGCGCTGCCTACGCCCCCTTTGTAGACCGCCTGGCCGACGATAAATTACACAACCTTATTTTTGTTATTGAGGTTGGCGGGATTATCCTGGGTTTGCTTATGCTGCGGCTAAACCTGCCGGCTGTGGCTTATCCCTTTCTCTATCTCCTGGGTTTTGCCACCATTGCCGTCATCAATCCTCACCAAACCACCTATTTTAATAACTTTTTTAATACTCAAACGGCCAAACGTACCTTGCCCATTATCAACGCCGGTTATCGGGTGGGTGGGATTGTGGCCGGGCTGATTATGCCCGCTTTGAACCGTCTGTTTTCCAATAACCCCCAGGGTATTATTGGGGCCTGGTTGTTGACCCATCTGGCGATGATGGCCGTTGTTTGGCTGCTGCCCTACATTCTACAAGGCCGCCAGGCCGGCGCCAAAACACCGGTTGGCGCCGGGAGTTTACAACAGCAGCCCTCGTACCTTGATAATGTAAAAGAGGGTTTTCGTTACACTACCCAATCAACTTTTTTGCTGTGGATGGCTATCAGCACTTTATTACTGATGGCCCTGCTGGCCTTGCTGGAGTATAGGTCCACAGAACTCCTATTGCGCGAATACGACAACGCCGCGGAATTTGCCGCTTTTTTGGCCGGTTTGAGCGCGATTGCTAACTTTTTTGTGGTGCCTATCCTGCTGTTTGGCCTTAGCCGCATCATCGGTTTTTTGGGTTTGGGCAATGCCAGCCTGATTTTTCCGGTAGGCAATTTGGCCGTGTGCGCCGGGCTTATTGTGCGCCCCGGTTGGTTTACGGCTGCCGCCGCTTATGTCAATCGCGGCGATTTTCAACTGGCCTTTCAATATCCCATCGAGGGTTTGCTCTACAACGCCGTTTCCGCGCGAGTCAAAGGCCGGGTGCGCGCTTTTATAAACGGCCTACTTTCGCCGGCCGGGTCGTTGCTTGGCGGTTTGCTCCTGCTTTTATTTATCATTTTTATGCCCACGCTGGCATGGCTCATCATTGTTCTCATTGGCGTTTTGGCGGTGGCCTATCTGGGCGGCACCTTGATTGTTCGTAAGTTCTATAGCCAGGCCCTGCTGAAAATGCTGGAACAGGAAAACTACTCCTTCTTGTTGTTACAACGGGGTTCGGAGTTCAGCGTGGCCGATCCAACCACCCTTAAATTGCTACAGCAGCGGCTGGCAGAAAGCGACGACCCGCAATTCACCATCTTTATGGCCAATCTTATCGGTCAAATAGGGGGTAGTGAAGCCACAAAAATTCTGGTGAATGCGGCCAGAACTGCAACCGACCCCGAAACCCAGGCCGGCATTATTGACGTCATCGTTGCCGCCGATATTGGGGGCAACGAAGTGCGGCAGCTCTATACTGATTTATTGGCCGATCCCAACGGCCGGCTGAAACAGGCCGCCCTGTTGGGCTTGGAAGGTTTGTTTGGCCTGGAAAGCCCCCAATTTTTGAACATGGCCTTGCCCATGCTTGCCGACCCCGATTTAGAAGTGCAAACCCAAATTCTTTCAAGCCTGACTCGCGCCGAGAATTTTTACGCTTTTCCCGCAGCCGGGCAAACGCTGGCCCAGCTTCTGGCCAACGAGAATCCCCACCGCCGGGCCAGGGGCGTTTTGATTCAGGGCCGGGTGGCCTATGTTCAAACCTCTCGTAGCCTGAGTGGGGTCACCAAATCGGTTTTTAACCTGACCCCCCATCTTTCCGACCCCGCCGACGAAGTCCGCTTACAGGCTATGTTGGCGGTGGAAAAAGTATCGGAAAATCAATTGACCGAACAATTGGCCGACATCGTCATTCAGCAAATTAATCCTTTGGTCAAAGACCCGGTTGAGCGGATTCGGCAGGCTACCCTGGTGGTGTATAGCCGTTTGGCCAAACGAGAAGCGCACCCCATTTTGGTAAACGCGCTCAATGACGCCAGCTCCCAGGTTCGCCTGGCAGCCATTGAAATGATGGTTCAGGTGGGCAAATCCGTAATCCCTGTTATTCACCCCCTGCTGGATTCGCCTGATCCAAACTTACGCAAAACTGCGGCCGTTATCCTCACCCGGATTGACAAAAATGAGCACGGGGCGCTTATCCTGCCCCATCTTACCGGCAACCTGTTGGCCATCTACCGCCAGCACGGCTATTTGGCTGCGCTGGCGCCTTTCGCCCATCATACCAGTATTGTGGTTTTACAAAGTACCCTGCGGGAACAAAACCGGCATTTACTTGCTGAAATCTTTTACCTGCTCTCGGCCCTGCACGGCGGTGATGCCATCAAAATTATTACCGAGTCGTTGCGCAGTGAAGATGCCCTGATGCGGGCCAATGCCATCGAAGCGTTAGAATCGCTTACTACCCCCCAAACGGCCCGGTTGATTAGCCCGCTTTACGATCCAGACATTGAACCGGCTTACATGTTGGACCTCAGCGCCGAAACCTGGGAAATGGACCCTCCCACAGCTACCCAAGTGATAGAACTCTTTACCCAAACAAACGATAGCTGGCTGCGGGCTATAATGGTTTTTGCCCTGGGGGAAATGGCCGGGGCCATGATGCAGCCCGAAGCTGTTGATGAGGCGGCTACGCCGCCAACAGGGCCGCCGGCGCAGCGGCTAACAGACCTGGTTGGCGGTGTTTCAACGCAGGATCAGACAACGGCAGAAAAACCAAAGGCGCGGCGCCGGCGACCGCCGGATATTCTTGATCTTCTTGGCGACAAAACCGAAGCAGAAAGCCAATCTCAACGTTCCCGCCGCAAGCGCATGCCCGATGTGTTTGCCGCTCTCACCGGCGAGACAGCCAAAACCGAAGCGCAACCGGTGGAAACTTCTGGCCCGCCGGTCAGCGCCCCCGGTGGGGTCGGCCCAAAGCTGCCGCCCCTGGAAATAGAAAAGATCAACCATATCATCGAAACAGCCTTAACCGACCCTGAAGCCGATGTGCGCATGGCCGCTCGCTCGGCCAAACGGATGATGACCGGCCTGGACGTTGCCGAAGTCCACCTGGCAGCCATAATGGTCAATCGCCTGGTCAAAGATGCGCAACGTGAAGTTGTGGTCAATGAGGAGGAGTTTATGCTCTCGACCATTGAAAAAGTGATTTTTCTAAAAAAAGTGCCCTTCTTTCAAGGCATGACCATTGACCAACTCAGAACGCTGGCCAATGTTTGCGAAGAAGAGCTGTTTGAACAGGGCACCCCTATTTTTAACGAAGGAGAAACCGGAGGCACCCTATACGTGGTGGTCAGCGGCAAAGTGGCCATTGAAAAAGAAGGCAAACGGAAAGGCTCCTTTGCCCGCCTGTCCACCATTGACGCCCACTCCTATTTTGGCGAAATGAATTTGTTTGATAACAGCCCGTATGCCAGTTCGGCCATCGCTCTTCAAGATACCCTGACCTTACGCCTGCGCCGCGAGCCGCTGATTGCCCTGGCCCGCCAGTACCCCGATATGTCCCTGGAATTGATCAATGTGTTGAGCCAACGCCTGCGCGAAATGAATGACCAGGTGGTTGAGCTGACCCGGGCCAAACCCCGCGAACTGCACAAATTGTTTGATAAGTTTGACCAATGA